The [Clostridium] scindens ATCC 35704 nucleotide sequence TCATGATATTGATTCCGGTTTTTGCGCTGTCCATACAGCCTTTGGCAAGCTGCGTCACGTATGCAAAAACAGCCGGAATATCGGTGGATTACCTGGCATTTGCAAAGTATATTGCAGGATGGCTGCTGCCCACCGTCATGGTGGTGACGGCGCTTGGCATGCTCTTGACAGAACTGACGGATACTGCGCTTGCAGTGCTGGTACAGGGAGCCTGGTGGTTCGTCTCCATCTTTATGGGGGCGAAGACGATGGACGGAGGAAGGTATGGATGGAATCTGATTCCCAGGCATAATACGATTCTGAATTACAGCGGATACCAGGAGGGGTTCTCGCAGCTGCTGACTAACAGAATCTTGTATGCATCGCTTGCGGTCATTGCTGTATCCGTGACAGCCTGGATCTATTCGCAGAAAAGGAAAGGGAGGATGAATATTCGTGGAAAGATATCTGCAAATCGGAAAAGTCAATCTAATGCATAATGTCCTGTGGCATTTGCTGGCCTGCGCCCTGCTTCTGTGCGCCTCCCCGCTAGTGCTGGGCACCAGCAATCTGGGAGAACGTGATACCGCAAAGGTACTGGAAATGTTCGTGGCGCTCATTGGCATCATTATGATCCCGTCGGTGTTTCTGCCGGAGCAGAACCGGGACATCCGGGAATTGATCCGTTCCAAGTATACGGGCTGTGGAATCGTGTATGGCATCCGGCTAATGACAAGCGTGCTGATTCTTGCAGCGCTTCTGGGGATATACGTCTGGATCCTTGCCAGAGGAAATTGCAGTTTCCCGGTTGCCGGCTATTATTGCGGTACTCTGGCGGAAATGCTGTTCCTTGGCGGATTAGGGTTGTTCTTTTACGGACTTTCTGATAATCTTGTGATAGGATATATGATACCGTTTTTCTACTATATCGTTGCGATAGGAAGCGGAGATAAATACTTGAGAATGTTCTATCCATTTTCCATGCAGAAAGGCAGTTATGACGAGAAATACTATCTGCTGGCCGGCGCCGTCATCATGATCGGCGCAGGAGTATGCCTGAGGTGCCGGAGGCGCTAGTGCTGGCGCATGGAGATAACGAGATAGAGCGGGACAATATAAGGATACCGGAATAACCGGCAGGAGGATGAGCAGATGGAACAGAAGACCGTGAATCTATATACCCGTCAGAATGATAAGACCCTGTATCAGTTGGAGCGAAATGGCAGGATTATCAATGAAAGGATCTATGTAGAACTGCATTTTGGAGATATCGCCCCCTTATTTATGGAAAGCTACGACTGGTTTACCAGGGAGGCGGCTAAGAAAGTGGCAAAGCCTGAGGATGTAAAGGCCCCGATCTGGTGCTCGATAAGCCCGGATAACTGTTTAAAGCCGATTCCGGATACCGTGGTCTATGTGCTGGAAGTGCCCCAGGATCAGATCATTTACTTTGATGATGTGAAGTGGGATTATGTACTGAACCGTATCTATCTTCCGAAGGATGACGAAGATGCCGCCGCTTATAAGCGGCACCTGAAAGAGATCGGGGTAGAGAATGGGTTTGAATTCTTTGAGGGCAGATACAAGGGCATGTTCCCGGAGGAAGTAGAGCGCATCCGCGCCAGCTGGAAGCGGGTCTTTGAGATCGACAACTGGACCATATTCAACGTCTGCGGCAATATCTGGGAGATTAAGAAGGAATGGGTAAAGCGTATCGTGCGGCCCGGGGAGAGCGTGGACTAGTCCACGCTAGATGGAACGCAGGTTTGGCGCGTATTTCCCGGTCCCATCCTTCTGGCGGACGCGCAGAGTACGAGGCAGCCTAAGAGAAGAGACTGCATTTGTAAAAGTAGTCAGCTGCGGGATGGAAAAAGCAGCGGTCATAAGCAGGCAGGACAGGATCAGCAGAAGAGAGCCGCTAAGCGTATCGATCCCCCTTAGCAGGTCCGTGCAGCCTTTCAGATAGGAGTAGGCCAGGCCATGGAACAGATAGATCGCCATGGTCCGGGTTCCGATATAGGAATAGAATGTCCGGCGGCCAGACATCAGCAATGCGACCGCCAGCGTCATGGCAAAGCCGATGCCATAGCAGATTCCCCGGCAGATGACGCCTTCGATAATACTCTGATCCAGATAATCATAGTTATATCTTCCATAGAAGATTTTGGGAGAAAGATTCCTAGGGAAAGGGTCAAAGGCCAGAAAGCATGCAAAGGCAGCAACGCCTGCGCATGCGATCATCCGGTTTTTCAGAGTGCGCATTCTTACAAGCAGGCTTCGGTCAAATGCCGACCC carries:
- a CDS encoding DUF3841 domain-containing protein; amino-acid sequence: MEQKTVNLYTRQNDKTLYQLERNGRIINERIYVELHFGDIAPLFMESYDWFTREAAKKVAKPEDVKAPIWCSISPDNCLKPIPDTVVYVLEVPQDQIIYFDDVKWDYVLNRIYLPKDDEDAAAYKRHLKEIGVENGFEFFEGRYKGMFPEEVERIRASWKRVFEIDNWTIFNVCGNIWEIKKEWVKRIVRPGESVD
- a CDS encoding acyltransferase family protein, with translation MPSGNTKKRDYLFDNYKALLIALVVIGHFIELSYKDNEFLYALKWLVVSFHMPAFIFISGYFSKRALSLGILFQKLAIPYIIYEIIYYLVYTFIIHKPTGLYLLYPKFSLWYIQALFFWRLLAPHIRKIPHYMAISILAGLLAGCLDMPDNFLSIPRTLVFFPYFLAGSAFDRSLLVRMRTLKNRMIACAGVAAFACFLAFDPFPRNLSPKIFYGRYNYDYLDQSIIEGVICRGICYGIGFAMTLAVALLMSGRRTFYSYIGTRTMAIYLFHGLAYSYLKGCTDLLRGIDTLSGSLLLILSCLLMTAAFSIPQLTTFTNAVSSLRLPRTLRVRQKDGTGKYAPNLRSI